The proteins below are encoded in one region of Nocardioides marmorisolisilvae:
- a CDS encoding ABC-F family ATP-binding cassette domain-containing protein, which produces MISVQHLEVRAGARLLMQDVTFRVAAGDKVGLVGRNGAGKTTLTRILAGETLPASGTVSNNGTLGYLPQDPRTGNLDTLARDRILSARGLDDVVRRLRAAEGEMGSDDPAVRERAMRRYERADADLHAAGGYAAEAEAAQIAAGLGIEDRLLGQPLRTLSGGQRRRVELARIIFSGAEILLLDEPTNHLDADSIVWLREFLRTFKGGLVVISHDVDLLEACVNKVLHLDANRSEIDVYNMTWKNYLQQRENDEHRRRRERANTEKAADALLAQANTMRAKATKAKAAQSMLKRAEKMLGELEGERRADRVARIKFPSPAPCGRTPLTAEGLSKSYGSLEVFTDVDLAVDKGSRVVILGLNGAGKTTLLRILAGVDAPDTGMVVPGHGLKVGYYAQEHETLDTDRTVLANLHASAPQLTDTEARSVLGSFLFSGDDAQKPAGVLSGGEKTRLALAILVVSSANVLLLDEPTNNLDPASREEVLGAIRSYAGAIVLVTHDEGAVHALEPDRVLILPDGVEDLWSPDYADLVALA; this is translated from the coding sequence GTGATCTCCGTCCAGCACCTCGAGGTACGCGCCGGGGCACGTCTCCTCATGCAGGACGTCACCTTCCGGGTGGCCGCCGGTGACAAGGTCGGCCTGGTCGGCCGGAACGGGGCGGGCAAGACCACCCTGACCCGCATCCTGGCGGGCGAGACGCTGCCCGCATCGGGGACGGTGTCGAACAACGGCACCCTCGGCTACCTGCCGCAGGACCCGCGGACCGGCAACCTCGACACCCTGGCACGGGACCGGATCCTGTCGGCGCGCGGCCTCGACGACGTCGTACGCCGGCTGCGCGCGGCCGAGGGGGAGATGGGCAGCGACGACCCTGCCGTCCGCGAACGCGCGATGCGTCGATACGAGCGGGCCGACGCGGACCTCCACGCCGCCGGCGGCTACGCGGCGGAGGCGGAGGCAGCCCAGATCGCTGCCGGGCTCGGGATCGAGGATCGGCTGCTCGGCCAGCCGCTGCGGACGCTGTCCGGCGGTCAGCGACGTCGCGTGGAGCTGGCAAGGATCATCTTCTCCGGCGCGGAGATCCTGCTCCTCGACGAGCCCACCAACCACCTCGACGCCGACTCGATCGTGTGGCTGCGCGAGTTCCTGCGCACCTTCAAGGGCGGCCTCGTCGTCATCAGCCACGACGTGGACCTGCTCGAGGCATGCGTCAACAAGGTGCTGCACCTGGACGCCAACCGTTCCGAGATCGACGTTTACAACATGACGTGGAAGAACTACCTCCAGCAGCGGGAGAACGACGAGCACCGGCGCCGGCGCGAGCGGGCCAACACGGAGAAGGCGGCCGACGCGTTGCTGGCCCAGGCCAACACGATGCGCGCCAAGGCCACCAAGGCGAAGGCAGCGCAGTCGATGCTCAAGCGGGCCGAGAAGATGCTCGGCGAGCTCGAGGGGGAGCGTCGGGCCGACAGGGTCGCCCGGATCAAGTTCCCCTCGCCGGCCCCCTGCGGGCGGACTCCGCTCACCGCCGAGGGCCTGTCGAAGTCCTACGGCTCGCTGGAGGTCTTCACCGACGTCGACCTGGCCGTGGACAAGGGCTCCCGCGTCGTGATCCTGGGGCTCAACGGGGCCGGGAAGACGACGCTGCTGCGGATCCTGGCCGGGGTCGACGCGCCGGACACCGGGATGGTGGTGCCCGGCCATGGACTCAAGGTCGGCTACTACGCCCAGGAGCACGAGACCCTGGACACGGACCGGACCGTGCTGGCGAACCTGCACGCGTCGGCGCCGCAGCTCACCGACACCGAGGCGCGCTCGGTCCTGGGGTCGTTCCTCTTCTCCGGCGACGACGCCCAGAAGCCGGCCGGCGTGCTGTCTGGCGGGGAGAAGACCCGTCTCGCGCTGGCCATCCTGGTGGTGTCCTCGGCCAATGTGCTGCTGCTCGACGAGCCGACCAACAACCTGGATCCGGCCTCTCGCGAGGAGGTGCTGGGCGCGATCCGCTCCTACGCCGGGGCGATCGTGCTGGTCACCCACGACGAGGGCGCGGTGCACGCCCTCGAGCCGGACCGGGTGCTGATCCTCCCCGACGGCGTCGAGGACCTCTGGTCACCGGACTACGCCGACCTGGTCGCACTGGCCTGA
- the ypfJ gene encoding KPN_02809 family neutral zinc metallopeptidase, giving the protein MRFNPKARIDESQIENREGRGGGGLGGGLGGGSGMRLPIPTGGGGRIGVGTIIVIVLYVVVQMCAGNSVVPGTGDSNSAGTGQAVAGTCRNGADANKNMDCAIDLLTNSVQAFWATALPAQANIAYQPIKTVKYTGQTSSGCGTAQSAMGPFYCPNDKRVYIDRDFMRQMLQGELGAKGGPFALGYVLAHEYGHHIEDQLGILGQMRTQQGPKSDSVRVELMADCLGGVWAKSATTTKDADGNVLISDLTADDIARAVDAARAVGDDRIQRETSGRVNEESWTHGSSAERTRWFDTGLKQGSIAACNTFKTESL; this is encoded by the coding sequence ATGCGATTCAACCCCAAGGCCCGTATCGACGAGAGCCAGATCGAGAACCGCGAGGGGCGAGGCGGTGGCGGCCTCGGCGGTGGGCTCGGAGGCGGCAGCGGGATGCGGCTGCCGATCCCGACCGGTGGGGGCGGCCGGATCGGCGTCGGCACCATCATCGTGATCGTGCTGTACGTCGTGGTGCAGATGTGCGCCGGCAACAGCGTGGTCCCCGGGACCGGCGACAGCAATAGCGCCGGCACCGGCCAGGCCGTCGCCGGCACCTGTCGCAACGGTGCCGACGCCAACAAGAACATGGACTGCGCCATCGACCTGCTGACGAACTCGGTGCAGGCCTTCTGGGCCACCGCGCTTCCCGCACAGGCCAACATCGCCTACCAGCCGATCAAGACGGTGAAGTACACCGGCCAGACCTCCTCCGGATGCGGCACCGCCCAGAGCGCGATGGGGCCCTTCTACTGCCCCAACGACAAGCGTGTCTACATCGACCGTGACTTCATGAGGCAGATGCTCCAGGGCGAGCTCGGTGCGAAGGGCGGCCCGTTCGCGCTCGGCTACGTGCTGGCCCACGAGTACGGCCACCACATAGAGGACCAGCTCGGCATCCTCGGCCAGATGCGAACCCAGCAAGGTCCGAAGAGCGACTCGGTCCGGGTCGAGCTGATGGCCGACTGCCTGGGCGGCGTGTGGGCGAAGTCGGCGACCACGACGAAGGACGCGGACGGCAACGTGCTGATCAGCGACCTCACTGCGGACGACATCGCCCGTGCCGTCGACGCGGCCCGGGCCGTCGGCGACGACCGGATCCAGAGGGAGACCTCCGGCCGGGTCAACGAGGAGTCCTGGACGCACGGTTCCAGCGCCGAGCGGACCCGCTGGTTCGACACCGGGCTGAAGCAGGGCAGCATCGCCGCCTGCAACACCTTCAAGACCGAAAGCCTCTGA
- a CDS encoding biotin transporter BioY, whose protein sequence is MKPRSSARDLALIATFTGVVAALGVVPAFYPAGIPVPITAQSLGVMLAGAVIGARRGAASLVLLLALVAVGLPLLAGGRGGLGVFAGPSVGYLVGYPVAAFVVGWITEKGGAPYRLSWGVVANLVGGIVVLYALGILGTAWRAHLSVPAAVASAGWYVVGDLAKVVIAALVARGVHAAYPGLLPAATRRADRDRRHEHPIST, encoded by the coding sequence ATGAAGCCCCGCTCGTCGGCACGCGACCTTGCACTGATCGCCACCTTCACCGGTGTGGTCGCGGCCCTGGGCGTGGTGCCGGCGTTCTACCCGGCGGGGATCCCGGTCCCGATCACCGCCCAGTCACTGGGCGTGATGCTGGCGGGCGCGGTCATCGGCGCCCGCCGCGGCGCGGCGTCGCTGGTGCTGCTGCTCGCCCTGGTCGCCGTCGGACTCCCGCTGCTGGCGGGCGGACGTGGCGGTCTGGGCGTGTTCGCCGGCCCGAGCGTCGGCTACCTCGTGGGCTACCCGGTCGCGGCGTTCGTGGTCGGCTGGATCACCGAGAAGGGCGGCGCGCCGTACCGGCTGTCCTGGGGTGTCGTGGCCAACCTCGTCGGCGGCATCGTGGTGCTCTACGCGCTCGGCATCCTCGGCACAGCCTGGCGCGCGCACCTCTCCGTCCCGGCGGCGGTCGCCAGCGCCGGCTGGTACGTCGTCGGCGACCTCGCCAAAGTGGTGATCGCCGCGCTGGTCGCCCGGGGCGTGCACGCTGCCTACCCCGGGTTGCTGCCCGCGGCCACACGTCGGGCCGACCGGGACCGCCGGCATGAGCACCCGATCAGCACCTGA
- a CDS encoding AMP-binding enzyme — MSTRSAPEPVAPDRSADPVAAVLRAHRTGADLVLRTSGSSGTAQPVVRSTQSWWASFGPYSDLTGVSAGARVWVPGPLSATMNLFAAVHARAVGAILVDRPADASHACLTPALLDRRADDLRPGTHVVVAGAALPPGQHAVASASGLEVVSYYGAAELSFVAAGPHAESLRAFPGVEVEVRAGAIWVRSPYVAAGGNQWATVGDRGRLADGVLTVLGRPGTVTTAGATVRIADVEAALRPAATSEFVVVGAPHPVLGEVLAAAVTSVGDRDRLRALARTALPASHRPRLWRVLDQLPLTAAGKVDRARIADDL; from the coding sequence ATGAGCACCCGATCAGCACCTGAGCCCGTCGCCCCGGACCGCAGCGCCGACCCCGTCGCCGCGGTCCTGCGGGCACACCGGACCGGCGCCGACCTCGTGCTACGCACGTCGGGGAGCAGCGGCACCGCACAGCCGGTGGTGCGCAGTACCCAGTCCTGGTGGGCTTCCTTCGGGCCGTACTCGGACCTGACCGGGGTCTCGGCGGGTGCCCGGGTGTGGGTGCCCGGACCGCTGAGCGCGACGATGAATCTCTTCGCGGCCGTGCACGCCCGTGCGGTCGGGGCGATCCTCGTCGACCGGCCCGCCGACGCCTCGCACGCCTGCCTGACCCCGGCCCTGCTCGACCGTCGCGCCGACGACCTTCGACCGGGCACCCATGTCGTGGTGGCCGGCGCCGCACTACCGCCCGGTCAGCACGCCGTGGCCAGTGCGAGCGGTCTCGAGGTGGTCAGCTACTACGGCGCCGCCGAGCTGTCGTTCGTGGCCGCCGGGCCGCACGCGGAGTCGCTGCGCGCCTTCCCGGGCGTGGAGGTCGAGGTGCGCGCCGGGGCGATCTGGGTGCGATCGCCGTACGTCGCTGCAGGGGGCAACCAGTGGGCGACGGTCGGCGACCGCGGCCGACTGGCGGACGGCGTCCTCACCGTTCTCGGCCGACCGGGCACGGTGACCACCGCCGGCGCCACCGTCCGCATCGCCGATGTGGAGGCGGCGTTGCGTCCCGCAGCGACCTCCGAGTTCGTCGTCGTCGGGGCACCGCACCCCGTGCTCGGCGAGGTCCTCGCCGCCGCGGTGACCTCCGTGGGCGACAGGGACCGGCTCCGCGCCTTGGCCCGGACCGCGCTGCCGGCAAGCCACCGACCGCGGCTGTGGCGGGTGCTGGATCAACTCCCGCTCACCGCTGCTGGCAAGGTTGACCGAGCCCGCATCGCCGACGACCTCTGA
- a CDS encoding thiolase family protein codes for MASRKDAPVIVAALRTPIGTAGKALASVDAAHLAASVLARVGADLPAPADVVLGNCTGPGGDVARVATLAAGLPDTVPAVTVDRQCGSGLAAVELGAALVRERDAVVLAGGVESASTAPWRFWPPADGAAPRRYQRAPFSPEPETDPDMGLAADLLAEEAGVSRARQDAYAARSHQRAWAAIESGRFGDEIVPVAGISRDQRPRPGMTPDRLGRLPAAFREGGSVTAGNSCGISDGAAVVAIAPASTQLPGLRVLATASAGVDPRRPGIGLVPAVTRALKYAALRLGDIDVIELNEAFAGQVLACCDALALDPERVCRQGGALALGHPWGASGAVLVVRLFTQMVREGSGRFGLAAIAVGGGQGVAMVVEACR; via the coding sequence ATGGCCAGCCGCAAGGACGCTCCCGTCATCGTGGCTGCGCTGCGTACCCCGATCGGCACCGCCGGCAAGGCTCTGGCGTCCGTGGATGCGGCCCACCTCGCCGCGTCCGTCCTGGCCCGGGTCGGCGCCGATCTGCCCGCGCCGGCCGATGTCGTCCTGGGCAACTGCACGGGGCCCGGCGGCGACGTGGCCCGGGTCGCGACACTCGCGGCGGGGCTGCCCGACACGGTGCCCGCCGTGACGGTCGACCGCCAATGCGGCAGCGGACTGGCCGCCGTGGAGCTGGGCGCGGCCCTGGTCCGGGAGCGCGATGCGGTCGTGCTGGCGGGCGGCGTCGAGAGCGCCAGCACCGCCCCGTGGCGGTTCTGGCCACCGGCGGACGGTGCAGCCCCTCGGCGCTACCAGCGAGCGCCGTTCTCGCCGGAGCCGGAAACCGATCCGGACATGGGCCTGGCCGCCGACCTGCTCGCCGAGGAGGCAGGGGTCTCCCGCGCCCGGCAGGACGCATACGCGGCCCGGTCGCACCAGCGCGCCTGGGCCGCGATCGAAAGCGGCCGCTTCGGGGACGAGATCGTCCCGGTCGCCGGGATCTCCCGCGACCAGCGGCCCCGGCCGGGGATGACTCCCGACCGGCTGGGCCGACTACCAGCCGCCTTCCGGGAGGGCGGCAGCGTCACGGCCGGCAACTCCTGCGGCATCAGTGATGGTGCCGCCGTGGTGGCGATCGCGCCGGCGTCCACGCAGTTGCCAGGCCTGCGGGTGCTGGCCACAGCGAGCGCGGGGGTCGATCCGCGGCGCCCTGGGATCGGACTGGTCCCGGCCGTCACCCGTGCTCTGAAGTACGCGGCCCTCCGCCTCGGCGACATCGACGTGATCGAGCTCAACGAGGCGTTCGCCGGGCAGGTGCTGGCCTGCTGTGACGCCCTGGCGCTGGATCCAGAGCGGGTCTGCCGGCAGGGCGGCGCGCTGGCCCTCGGGCACCCGTGGGGCGCCAGCGGCGCTGTCCTGGTGGTCAGGCTCTTCACCCAGATGGTCCGCGAGGGGAGCGGTCGGTTCGGGCTGGCGGCGATCGCCGTGGGCGGCGGCCAGGGGGTGGCGATGGTGGTCGAGGCATGCCGCTGA
- a CDS encoding energy-coupling factor ABC transporter ATP-binding protein, with amino-acid sequence MPLIELEGVGHTYGVGTAARVVLRDLDLRLSEHRIGVIGGNGSGKSTFARLLNGLLVPDRGTVRVDGLDTRREARAVRRKVGFCFTDPDAQIVMPTVAEDIGFGLRRRGLPRPEVEERVSVALERFGLADHRDHPAHLLSGGQKQLLALAAVLVTEPELLVMDEPTTLLDLANTRRVGDLVAGLPEQVLLLTHDLDLLVDFDRVLVFDGGRVVHDGSPAESVTHYRKLLD; translated from the coding sequence ATGCCGCTGATCGAGCTGGAGGGCGTGGGGCACACCTACGGCGTCGGTACGGCGGCCCGGGTGGTGCTCCGTGACCTCGACCTGCGCCTGTCCGAGCATCGGATCGGGGTCATCGGCGGCAACGGGTCGGGCAAGTCCACCTTCGCCCGGCTGCTCAACGGGCTGCTGGTCCCGGACCGGGGCACGGTCCGGGTGGACGGTCTCGACACCCGCCGCGAAGCCCGTGCAGTGCGGCGCAAGGTCGGCTTCTGCTTCACCGACCCCGACGCCCAGATCGTGATGCCGACCGTGGCCGAGGACATCGGCTTCGGCCTGCGCAGGCGGGGGCTGCCGAGGCCGGAGGTCGAGGAGCGCGTCTCCGTGGCGTTGGAGCGCTTCGGCCTGGCCGACCACCGGGACCATCCCGCCCACCTGCTGTCGGGCGGGCAGAAGCAGCTGCTGGCGCTGGCCGCCGTACTCGTGACCGAGCCCGAGTTGCTGGTGATGGACGAGCCCACCACGCTCCTGGACCTGGCGAACACCCGCCGGGTGGGCGACCTGGTGGCAGGCCTGCCCGAGCAAGTGCTGCTGCTCACCCACGACCTTGACCTGCTCGTCGACTTCGACCGGGTCCTGGTCTTCGACGGCGGCCGGGTCGTTCACGACGGCAGTCCTGCCGAGTCCGTCACCCACTACCGCAAGCTGCTGGACTGA
- a CDS encoding energy-coupling factor transporter transmembrane component T family protein, giving the protein MGGRADLWGLYQPGRSVLHRAPAGMKLLLLVAAAVGTHWLDRPWRVGAGLLGVLALYGVARLPLRVLTAQLRSLAALVLVLAGFQWLVSGWRTAVVVVGVLVLLVLLAGLVTLTTRTTAMIDTVTRLCRPLRRVGVDPERIGLILALGIRSVAVVAGLAHDVREAQLARGLGSSPTAFAVPLVVRSLRHADALGDALVARGVDD; this is encoded by the coding sequence ATGGGCGGCCGCGCGGACCTCTGGGGTCTCTACCAGCCGGGGCGCTCGGTGCTGCACCGGGCGCCGGCAGGGATGAAGCTGCTCCTGCTCGTCGCCGCAGCCGTCGGCACGCACTGGCTCGATCGACCCTGGCGGGTCGGAGCGGGCCTGCTCGGCGTCCTCGCCCTGTACGGCGTCGCGCGGCTGCCGCTGCGGGTGCTCACCGCGCAGCTCCGGTCGTTGGCCGCCCTGGTGCTCGTCCTCGCCGGCTTCCAGTGGCTGGTGAGCGGTTGGCGTACGGCGGTGGTGGTCGTGGGGGTGCTGGTGCTCCTCGTCCTGCTGGCCGGTCTGGTCACGCTGACCACCCGCACCACGGCGATGATCGACACGGTGACGAGGCTGTGCCGCCCGCTGCGTCGGGTCGGCGTCGACCCTGAGCGGATCGGTCTGATCCTGGCCCTGGGGATCCGGTCGGTGGCGGTGGTGGCCGGGCTGGCTCACGACGTACGCGAGGCACAGCTGGCACGTGGCCTGGGCAGCAGCCCGACCGCCTTCGCCGTACCGCTGGTGGTCCGGTCGCTGCGTCACGCGGACGCGTTGGGCGACGCGCTGGTGGCCCGCGGGGTCGACGACTGA